The nucleotide sequence AAAATGGATGGTTATTGCGTCGTGTAAAGTCGAGTTTTGCAGCTAATCAGTAGCCCGTAACAAGGACGCATCATAGGCTTAAAAAGCCGAAGGAAGGATCCCCATGTTTAGAGCGTTGCTCGCCTTAAGTTTGCTTAGTTTGTCAGCATGTTCACATTCCATCAGCATGCGCGCCTCCCACTTCAACATGCCAGTGGTATCCAACGAACAGTGGCAAGGGCATGCCGCCGTGGTCATGGCCTCGGAAACCCGAGTGACCCTGGTCAACGACATCAACTCAAACCCACCCCTGCGCGACAAGGTTCTGATCAACAGCGACATTGACGCCAGCGACTTCGTGACCGGCGCAAACAACGTCGGATTCGACGCAAGCGTGAGTGTTTTCAAAGGGATAGAAGTCTATCTGGAAAACTTCCTGTGGGGCGCTAGATTCCAGTTCCTGAACCACGGAACTCAAAACCGAGTGTGGGTCGGCTCCCTGATGGGCGCCTACGGAACAAAAAGTGAAACCACAACCGACGCATTTTACCTGGGCAACAACACCACCGACGCCAAAGCCAAGTCGGACATCACCACCTCCCAAGCCGGCGTCAGCTTAGGGTACAAATACGAGTACCTGGTCCCCTACTTTTCCTACATCTACGAATTCCACAAAGTTAAAACAAGCATCACCAGCACCAATGGAACCTTCGGCCCCTATGACGACGAAGGAAATCACAGTTACTATTCCGTGGGCCTAAGCACCCATCAAAAAGGCCTTAGAGCCGCCATCGAATACAGCCACATAGACATCAAATGGGACAGATCCGACCGAGAAACCCAAGAAGCCTTCGGCATAAAACTAGGCTTCGCCTGGTAAAAACAACCACCCACAAACAAAAAAAAGGCCCCACAAGGGGCCTTAATAATCTCAAAAACCAAAAATCTAAGTCCAAAGCACCCAACAAAGGGGCTTTTTCGCACTTTGGCCACCGCAAGCCCCGTTAGGATTGGGCTGGGGGCTTAGGGATGCAAAACCTGAGTTCCACAGCGCCCGAAAAACCACCCAAGCACTCAGAAAACTAAAAATAAAATACTACCGCAAAACAAAAAGACCCCACCGCGCGAGGACTGTCCGAAAGGTTTTGCATCCCTAAGCCCCCAGCCCAATCCCAACGAAGGGTAAAGCGAAGGCCAAAATGCAAAAAGCCCCGTGTTTCCACGAGGCTTTCGGCATTAGTATAAACTAAGTGGCAGAAATTACTTAACAGTAACTTTCGCGCCCGCAGCTTCAAGAGCTTTCTTGATTTTTTCTGCGTCTTCTTTAGTAGCGCCTTCTTTAACAGCTTTGTTACCAGCTTCAACAAGGGCTTTAGCTTCAGCAAGACCCAAACCAGTCAAGCCACGAACTTCTTTAATAACGTTGATTTTGTTGGCGCCAGCGTCAACAAGGATAACATCAAAAGCAGTTTTCTCTTCAACTACAGCAGCAGGACCTGCAGCAGCAGCAACTGGAGCAGCAGCAGTAACGCCCCATTTTTCTTCCAAAGTTTTTACAAGTTCTGCGATTTCCAGAACAGTTTTAGCAGACAACGCTTCAACAATTTGATCGTTAGTCAGAGACATTTTATCCTCCAGGGATATAAAAAATTATTTAAAAATTCAAATATTCAGCACCATTTGCCCCGAAACATCGGAGCGCAAGCATTATGCTTGTGGAGCTTCTTCAGTACTAGCAGCACCACCACCAAGTTTCTCAGCGTAAGCGTTCAAGCATCTTGCAAGTGCAGAGCCAGAAGCCAATAGCGTACTGAGGAACATAGCGCGGAGTTGGTCTTTGCCCGGAAGTGTCGCCAAGAATTTAATCTTAGCATCATCCAAAGCAGCACCGTCCATAACACCGGACTTGATTTGAAGGATTTCAACATCCTTAGCAAAATCAGCCAATGCTTTTGCAGTCGCGTTCACCTCACCGTAAGAGAATACGATGGCGTTAGTACCTTTCATTGAATTAGCAAATGCTGTTTCAATAGCCGGGTGATCTTTGAACGCTCTTTTTGCAAGAGTATTACGAACAACTTTCATCTCGGAATCAGCAGCATTCAATTTTTTACGCAAGTTAGTAACTTGCTCAACCTTGATGCCTTTGAAGTCGACGATGAAAGCTCCTTTAGCTTTTCCGAATTTCTCCGTGATTAGCTTAATCTCCTGCTCTTTATCTGCGCGAGTGATCATAAGTGAGCCTCCTTTCATTAGACTTTTTGCCCTTCTTGCGAAGGGGCCTGTGCGAATCAGGTCGGTTTGGAGGTCGCATAGAACCTTTTTGCCTTATCTCGGTAGGCCCCTCACAAACGAGGGATTACATCCACTGAAAGAAACCTACTGTCTCTGATCGCAATAAATTTATGAACTAATACAAAATAACCGGATAAAAAACAAGGCCCTGAGCACGCTCAGAGCCTTAAAATTTACGGGTTAGCGCCAGTTGCAGCAGCTGCTGCGTTTGGCTCGATCTTAACGCCTGGGCCCATAGTGGACGCTACAGCGATAGAACGAAGGTAGATACCTTTGGAAGATGCTGGTTTAGCCTTAACGATAGCTCCCAACAAAGTCATGAAGTTATCTTTAAGTTTAGCATCGCCCATGGATTTCTTACCGATACCAGCGTGTACGATACCTGCTTTATCAACGCGGAAGTCCAACTTACCTTTTTTCTCGGCAGTTACAGCTTCACCAACGTTCATAGTTACAGTACCGATTTTTGGATTCGGCATCAAACCACGAGGCCCCAGGATCTTAGCAACTTTAGAAACAGTCGCCATCATGTCCGGAGTCGCGATACATTTATCGAAATCCAACCAGCCGCCCTGGATTTTTGCTACCAGGTCGTCTGCGCCTACGAAGTCAGCGCCAGCTGCTTTCGCTTCAGCCTCTTTCGGGCCTTTTGCGAAAACAACAACTTTAACTTCTTTGCCCAAACCGTGAGGAAGAGCGATAGCTCCACGCACTTGTTGGTCAGATTGCTTAGGGTCGATACCCAAACGCAATGCTACGTCGATAGATTCATCAAATTTAGCTGGAGCTGTTTCAACAACCAGTTTGAATGCTTCTTCAACAGTGTACTTTTTTGCAGAATCAACTTTTTTAGCGACTGCTGCGAATTTTTTGCCTGCCATCTTATACCACCCTTACGCGATGTCGATGCCCATGCTTTTAGCTGTACCAGCAACTTGGGACATTGCGGATTCAACTTTCAAGCAGTTCAAGTCAGGCAATTTCGTTGTAGCGATTTGCTTGATTTGATCGTTATTGATTTTGCCAACTTTGTCCTTCTGAGGCTGTTTGGAACCGGATTCCAGTTTCAACGCCTTTTTGATCAAAGAAGACACCGGTGGTGTTTTTGTGATGAAAGTAAACGATCTGTCTTGATAAACAGTGATGATGATAGGGATGATGCTATCACCCAACGCTTGTGTACGAGCGTTGAACTGCTTACAGAATTCCATGATGTTTACCCCATGCTGTCCGAGCGCCGGTCCAACGGGTGGAGCTGGATTAGCTTTCCCTGCCGGTATCTGCAGCTTGATCATTCCTGTAACTTTTTTTGCCATGACCCACTCCTGCAAGAGGTTGTGTTAATTAATATCCATCGGCCGCCCTATGCGGCTTCTGGTTATGGTTTTTCTACTTGAATGTAGTCCAACTCAACTGGAGTCGGACGACCGAAGATGCTCACAAGAACTTTAAGCTTCGCTTTGTCCTCGTTGATCTCTTCAACTGTTCCCTGGAAGTTGGAGAATGGACCGTCAATAACAGTCACGTTCTCACCTACAGCGAACTTCACTTTCGGTCTTGGTTTTTCAGCAACGCCAGCCATCTGCTGGGTCACACGAAGAACTTCAGCCTCCGGAACTTCTGGAGGACGGGTTTTAGTGCCGCCCACGAAGCCCGTGACTTTAGACGAATTACGTACCAAATGCCAAGTCTCATCATTCAAAAACATCTGAACGAAGATATAACCCGGGAAAAATTTACGTGATTTGGTCTGTTTTTGACCTTTTACCAGCTCCACTACGCTTTCCGCAGGGATCAGGATTTCGCCAAAGAACTCTTCCATTTTGGAAGATTTGATCTTTTCTTCGATGGCTTTTTTAGCCGTGTTTTCACAGCTGGTCTGAACGTTAACGATGTACCACTTTTTTTCCATGGTTCCGTCCTTACTTCATAAGAAAGTTGATTAAGAAGCCAGAGATCAGATCGAAGGAACTGATGATAACACTGGAGATAAGAACCATAACCACGCAAGCGATGGTCATAGCCGTTGTGTCCTTACGAGAAGGCCAAACTACTTTACGGATCTCAGAAACAACCTCTTCGCCCCAAGCTTGAACACGTGGGTTGAACTGAAGAGCGGCAAACAACGCGAAACCTGCCAAAACAGGGATCCCGTGGCGAACCATATCAGAGTCAGCAGCACGAGCCACCACACCGAATGCGCCAGCGAATGCCTTGATTAGAAGAGAGACGGTCAAACCGACCAAGATAGCTGCAAGTGCAAAGCTGATTGTCAAAATCTTAGAGTTGGCCTTTTCCATTATTCCTCATCCCTAAAGTTATGGAGTCAATATTGGCAGGGGCGGAGGGATTCGAACCCACGACCTAACGATTTGGAGTCGTTCGCTCTACCGCTGGAGCTACACCCCTGCACTTTTTTACTGAAGACAACCGACCCATCGACGGCGTTGCTTCGTCGGCGGCCTACATTCAGTAGGCCTTTCTCCTCGCGCCTTGCGCTGGATCGCTTCTCGTCAGTAAAAACTTCTTCCAAAAACCTCAAAAAATAGACTTTTCAGACCTTTTTTTGAGAATGCCAAGAAACACCGAGGGGGACCCTTTTGTCAAGGAGTCCCCCGGGTGATTAATACTTAGCTTACGCTGCGTTATTACTACTCAAGGATCTCAGTAACAACACCAGCTCCAACTGTACGACCGCCTTCACGGATCGCGAAGCGAAGCTCTTTTTCCATAGCGATAGGAGCGATAAGTTCAACAGAAACTTCGATCTTATCACCAGGCATAACCATTTCAGTTCCAGCTTTCAAAGTACAAACGCCAGTAACGTCTGTAGTACGGAAGTAGAACTGAGGACGGTAACCGTTGAAGAATGGAGTGTGACGTCCGCCTTCTTCTTTAGTCAGGATGTACGCTTCAGCTTTGAATTTTTTGTGTGGTTTAACTGTACCTGGTTTAACAAGTACTTGGCCACGTTCAACGTCTTCTTTTTTAGTACCACGAAGAAGAACACCGCAGTTGTCCCCTGCTTGACCTTCATCAAGAAGTTTACGGAACATCTCGATACCAGTTACAGTAGTTTTTTGAGTTGGACGAATACCAACGATTTCGATCTCGTCACCAACTTTAACGATACCACGCTCTACACGGCCAGTAACAACTGTACCACGACCAGAGATAGAGAATACGTCCTCTACTGGCATCAAGAAAGTCTTATCAACTGCACGAACTGGAGCTGGGATATAAGTATCGCAAGCATCCATCAATTTCATGATAGCTGGACGACCGATTTCAGATTGATCGCCTTCAAGAGCTTTCAATGCAGAACCTTTTACAACTGGGATATCATCGCCAGGGAATTCGTATTTGGACAGAAGCTCACGAACTTCAAGCTCAACTAGCTCAAGAAGTTCTTTATCGTCAACCATGTCAACTTTGTTCATGAATACAACTAGAGCAGGAACACCTACTTGACGTGCAAGAAGGATGTGCTCACGAGTTTGTGGCATTGGACCGTCAGCAGAAGAAACTACCAAGATAGCTCCGTCCATTTGAGCGGCACCAGTGATCATGTTTTTTACGTAGTCAGCGTGACCCGGGCAGTCAACGTGAGCGTAGTGACGGTTGTCAGTTTCGTACTCAACGTGAGTAGTGGAGATCGTGATACCACGAGCTTTTTCTTCTGGAGACTTATCGATTTGATCGTAAGCCATCGCTTGAGCTTTACCAGCTGCTGCAAGAGTAGTAGTGATAGCAGCAGTCAAAGTTGTTTTACCATGATCGACGTGACCGATTGTGCCGATATTTACGTGCGGTTTATTACGTGTAAATTTCTCTTTAGACATTTGTCCTCCTGCAGAGATTTTTTATTTATCTTAACCTTAAAAAATAAAAGCCAATTAAGTGGAGCCCATGATCGGAGCCGAACCGACGACCTCACCCTTACCAAGGGTGTGCTCTACCACTGAGCTACATGGGCATTTGTTCTGAAATTTGGAGCGGGAAACGGGTCTCGAACCCGCAACCCTCTGCTTGGAAGGCAGATACTCTAGCCAATTGAGCTATTCCCGCCCTTTCAGAACGCCCGAAGAGAATTTCTTCTCTTCTGTTTCAAAACTTTTCCGGGAAAACATTCAAAAAAATGGTGGGCAGGGAAGGATTCGAACCTTCGTAGACATAAGCCAACGGATTTACAGTCCGTCCCCTTTAGCCACTCGGGCACCTACCCACTTGTGAATGCTTACCCAGAAAAATTTGGAGCTGGTTATGGGACTCGAACCCGCAACCTGCTGATTACAAATCAGCTGCTCTACCAATTGAGCTAAACCAGCCTTACTGAGATAACCGAAATGTTTTACGGAGAAAAAGAACGTCCGTCAAAGATAATTATTCGACAGATTACGATTTTTTTCGATTTCCGCGCGGCGCATGCTGTCTAAGGGTCTCAGTTAGTGCCATGGCTGTCGCCACTGAGGCATTATAACTCGCCGAAGAACTAGCTTGCGGTATGAATACTAATTCATCACAAAGGCGTTCCGTTGTCACTCTCATTCCTTTGTCTTCTGAACCAATTGCCCAAACGACCTTGTCCGGAAGCTCTAATTCGAAAATAGATCGCTTTCCGCGAGGACTCAAACCATAGATCCAATAGCCCTGTTTTTTAAGTTCTTCCGCATAGTTAGCAAAGTTCGTGGTCTCTTCAACCGGAACATGCTCCACACCACCGCAAGCCACTTTATGTACAGTGGGCGTCAAACCGACCGCGCGGTCTTCCGGAATCAGAACCCCATGAGCCCCCACCAACCAGGAAGTTCGCAGGATCGCACCCAGGTTGTGAGGATCTTCGATGCCGTCCAGGATCAGAACCATGGACTTATCCAGACCTTCCAGACCAGCCATATCAAATTCCGGAGCGCCATCGACAAAGATCGCGGCACCCTGCTGGGACGGACCGAACTTTTCCAGCACCGCTTCAGCCTTCAATTCAACTTTGATATGATGTTTTAGCGCCAGGTCGTTCATGTCGCGCAGATCGCCCGAATTTTCAAAGCCCTGACGGATCCAGAAGCCCTTTACCTGCTTCGGACGCACCTTCAACACCTCGTTGATCGCATGCGTACCGATCACCACACGCCAGTCGCGCGGGATCTGATTTTCACGAGGAGCGTGAGCCTGGGGACGACCCCCTTGCGGACGACCCGCGCCTTGAGGACGCCCCTGCTGCGGGCGACCACCCTGCTGAGAACGTTGAGAGTTATTTCTGCCAGACGGACGAGAGTTATTTTTCTTCATACATTGCCATCACAAAATCAGTGGCCGCTTCCTTGATGTTGGAAGCTTCCAGAATAGGGCGACCCACGACCAGCGCTGAAGCACCTGCACGCAGTGCCTCTTTAGGTCCCATGATACGTTTTTGATCGCCGGAATCCTGCATACTAAAGCGAATTCCCGGAGTGACAAGGTAAAGATCTCGGTTTTGTAAAAGGTCCAATTCGTGAGGGGAACACACGACACCGGACAAGCCCGAATCCTTCACCAAAGTCGCCAGCTCCGTCACGTGCTGGGCAATCGGTTGAGATTTCATATTCACCGGCAGCGAATCCTGATCCCAGGAAGTCAGAATCGTCACCGCCAAAATGCGGAACGGACGCTGCTGATTCAGCTCTTTTTCGACCGCTGCCATGCGAGTCAGAGCCTCTTTGCCACTCAGGGCATGCACCGTCACCAAGGACGCACCCGCCTCGAAACTGGCGCGCACCGCAGCCTCCATCGTCGAGGGAATGTCGAAATGCTTGTTATCCAGAAAAATCGGCGCTCTTTGCGCCATTTCTTTGACGAATTCCATTCCATAACGCAGGCACAAACGCGGCCCCAGCTTAATGCCTCCGACGATATCGGAAACATCGTCGGCAATTTTCAGGGCCTGGTCGCGAGTATCGACATCCAGAGCCAAAATAATCGGATTTTTCATGGGGTGAGCACGCTGATTTTTGTTCACGGAAACTCCTGGGAAGACGAACCCATCATAAATGCAATCCCCGATTATGTAAAAATTATTCCTGCGGCATCAAAGATTGTCTTTCATGTCCTGCGTTAGTAGGTTCGCCCCGAAATCCGAATTTATTAACTTACAAGGAGATTATCCATGAAAGCTCTTCTTATCGCTTTGGCCATCGTTGGCGCTGCATCCTCTTCCCAAGCCGCTCTTTCCTGCGGTCAATTGGTTTCCTACAAAGCCAAACTTGCTGAGGAAATGAACTGGATCCGCGAAAAAATGAGAAGCACAAGAAACTCTGACACTCTTGAGCTTTACATGGACCAGTACGAAGAGCTTTATGCTCGTTATCAGAACGCTGACAAAGCGATCAAAAACGACTGCCAATAGTCGCCCAAGAAACAAAGCAGGCTGCCCCGAAAAGGCAGCCTCTTTTTTTGCCGTTTAAAATACAAATTCGGCATTTAAGGCTTTGCACTTGGCAGCCTCGGGTTTTCAATAGGGTATGGTCCAGAAACCCCGTCAGTTCCATTCATTTGAAACGGCTGTGGATGAGCTCCTGAACACTCTGGGGCGTGAGATTCGTATTGCCACCCCTCTGGGATTGGGAAAGCCCAATCAGCTGATCAACCTGCTGTACAACCGGGTCAAAGAACTGCCCGAACGCCGTCTTGAAATCTACACCGCACTTTCCCTGGATGTTCCTTCCCCGCAAAGCGATCTGGAGCGCCGTTTTCTTTCACCCTTTCTGGAACGCCACTTCGGTCCCGACTACCCGGCTTTTGAATATCTGAAAGACCGCCGTCATGGCGAACTTCCCCGCCATATCCGCATTCATGAATTTTACTTTCAGGCGGGTCAGGCGCTGCACACCGACTCAGCCCAGCAGGATTACGTCAGTCTGAACTACACCCATGTGGCTGCGTACCTGGTCGACTGCAACATCGAAGTCATTTTGCAGCTGGTGGCCCGTCGCCAGACAGATCAGGGCCCGCGCTACAGCCTAAGCTGCAATCCGGATCTGACTTTGGATGTGATGGATCAATACCGCAAAGCCGGCAAAAAAATTCTGCTGCTGGGAGTGGTTCACCCCGAGCTGCCTTTTCTGGGAACAGATGCCGAGGTTGGTCCCGACTATTTTGACATGATCGTGGACGACCCGACACAACATCGCAGGCTTTTTGCCCTGCCACGAACCCCGGTGGACTGGACAGATCATCTGATCGGCTTTTTCGCCAGCCACCTGCTGGAGGATGACGGGACCCTGCAGATCGGGATTGGTTCGCTGTCTGAAGCGCTGGTGTATTCAGCCTGCCTTCGCCATCAGCAGAACGCAGACTATGAAGTGCTGTCAGAAAAAATCTGGCAGCACCGCCGCCACGCCCGCGAACTTCACCTGCAGCGCGAACCCTTTCAAAAAGGCCTGTACGGAACCAGCGAAATGGTGATGGATGGCTTTATGAATTTGCGCAAGGCCGGGATTCTGAAGCGTCAGGTGCAAGAGCCCGCTTCGAAGCAAATGCGCTATCTGCATGGTGCATTCTTCCTGGGATCCACCGAGCTTTACAAGTGGCTGCGCCACCTGCAGGGCGAGGAATTTGACGGGCTGAACATGACCCGCGTGTCCATCGTCAACGATCTTTACGACGGCAACGAACTGGCCCTGCGACGCCAGCGGCGCAAAGCCAGATTCTTCAACACCTGCATGAACGTCACCCTGCTGGGGTCGGCGGCCTCGGACACTCTGGAAAGCGGGACCGTGGTCAGCGGCGTCGGTGGGCAGTATAATTTTGTGGCCATGGCGCACGAACTGGAAGGGGCTCATTCGGTGCTGATGTTGCGCTCGACCCGATTGCACAAGGGCCGCCGTCATTCCAACATCCTGTGGTCACACGGACAACTGACCATCCCCCGCCACCTGCGCGACATCGTGATCACCGAATATGGTATCGCTTACCTGCGCGGAAAGACCGACGAAGAGGTCATCAAAGAACTGCTGAATATCGCCGATTCTGAATTTCAGGAGTCTTTGAAAATCAAAGCCCAGAAAGAAGGCAAGCTGCGATCTGACTATCAGATTCCGGAATGGGCCCGCCACAATACTCCGGCCGAACTTTTAAATCAGGCCCGCGATGCAGGCTTTGATCGCCTGTTCCCGCCTTTTGCATTTGGCAGTGATTTTACCCTGGATGAAGAACTGCTGGCGCTGGCATTGGGCGAACTGCGCCAGGCTCAGGAAGAATCCCTGGGCAAGCTTCTGGGCCTGCTGAAGAAGGGAATGAAAACCGAGGCTATCGAGTATCAGGACTGTTTGAAAAGAATGGAACTGGATCGCCCCCGGGGATTGAAAGAACGACTCTTTCAAAAGCTGGTGTTGGGGGCCCTGGAACAAAGCAAGGGCCGGATCACTTCGGCTTTTTCTGCAGAACCACGTTGATATCCTGAGCCAAATCCTGAAAGTAGTCATTTTCACGCAGGTGAATTTCAACCGAATCAAGATTTTCATCCGCCATGCGCTTGACCGTGCGTTTGATATTGAAAAGAGGACCTACAATTCTGCGGGTCATGCGGTTGAAATACCAAAAGCCCACGACCAGCCCCAACAACACCGGGATCAGCTGATAGACCAGGAAAACGGTTTTATAGCGGGAAATAAACTCTTGAACCGACATCATTGAAAAGGCGCCGGTTCCGGCCAGCTCTTGAATCTTTCCAATGAACAACCAAGCCGCAAAAAGCTGGGCCAGAAACAGTACAGCCACAAAAAGGCTGACGTGCATGACCACATCAAACTGCACTTCGCGATTGACGATCAACTTGCGGCGCGGACGGAATGTTTTCATACCTAAATTATATCCCAGCCCCGAAGGTTAAACTCGTTAAATATAAGTATCCACCAGGGAACGTTTCTGTTTGAGAAACGTCCAAAAGTTCTTCAGTTCACTTCAGCGGGTGCGACTTAGGAAAAACTGCGCCACAGCCTCACGGTTGTATTTGCAGTGCCCCCCGGCCAGGGGACTCCAGGTCGCAGACATTCCCGCAGCCTGAGCCGCCTTCACAAACTCGGCAGATCCTTCCTGGAAGCCGAACTCGTCCTGCAGACCTGTCGACACAAAGAACACCGGCTTGATCAGACCCGAATAACGACTAAGCAGATTGAAGGGGTTGTGATTTTGCCAGTCCGCCTCGTCAGCAAAAACCTCGCGGGAAATCCCCAGCATCAAATTCACGCGCGAACGCAGCGCTTTCGTGCGGGCAATGTATTTATCAATATCCTGCTGGGAAGAGTAAGGCCCGATCACAGTCAGAGCCGGGCACAACAGCGCGACCTTGGAAAAGGTTGCCGGCAACTGCAACGAGGCCTGCGAGGCATTAAAGCCCCCCATGGATTCCCCCATCAGCAGACGCCGTCCACTGCCCAGGCCGCCGACTTTGCCTTCAAGAAACGGCATCATCTCGTTTTGGAAAACCGGCAGCAGCGGGAACTTCTGATTATTGACCAGCAGCCAGATTTCACCGAAAGACACCGTCACGACCGACGGTTCATACCCCAGCTGGGCCCAGTGTTTCAGCACCCAGGACGTGTCACGGCGCTGCTCAAAGAACTGCCGGGCATTCCCCCACAGTCCGTGAAAGTAATAAACCACGTCCTGAGTCTTCTGCCGATTTCCGGTATGAACACAATAATCATAAGAATCGCCCAAAGAAGTCGTTTGGGTTCCACAGACCGGCTGCGAACCTGCAAATCCATTTGAAGCAAACACCACCAAAGAAAACGCCAGCATCCCTACCGCGAATTTCATCAGCCACCTCCACACACTCTAAAGGCTCGCCGAATCACCACCAAAAGGCAACCAACGACCCGCCCCCAATTCCCCATCTGCCCCCCAACACCAGACAAAGGAACAACCCCAACCCCAAAACGCAAAAAGGCCGACCTATATAAAACCAAGGTCGACCCAAACAAAAAAAGGCCCCCAAATGGGAGCCTTTTAAAATCTCTTTTGCTCTTGTCCTAGTTAGAACAAGTTAAGATTTGCGGAAAGAGCTACGTTTGTGCGGTCTGCGCGGATGTCTTTTGGTGTGAACTGTACGTTTGGATACAGGTAGATATCACGAGTGATAGAGATACCGGTACCAACAGACTGATATGGTTCCAACTGATAGTTATCAGCATAACCTTCGTAACGTGCGAACTGGAAGTAACCAAACACGGTTCTGAAGGAATAACGGTCGTTGAAAGTGTACTGAAGGAACGGGAACAAACCGAAGCTCATGTCAGAGCGTTTGTATTTACCCGCTTTGGCTGCCGCAACCATGTTCGGATCATCCAGGTCCCCAGTGTAGAAGCTCTTACCCAAAGTAAAGCTTGTTCCACCATTCCACTTGGATTGACCGAAGTTCGCCAGAACTGTCTGGCTGAAGCTTGCTGCACCAAATGTTTTGGTCAGGTTGATAGAATCACTGTCTGTCGCATGGCTGTACTGCATGCTGGAGATCATCTGAGTGTCGAACGCGCGGTAACCACGGCTCCAGCTCAGGTAAGGAGTGGAAACTTCATAACGAGCCAAAGTGCCTTTACGGCCTTTACGAGTGTCTTCTGCAGGCTTCACGATATCACCGTGAAGAGGATCCACCACGGTCACGCCCGTACCGAAGCTGATATTGTCACGCTCACCCAAACGGTAGTTGACACCAACATCACCAGACAGAGTTGTCATGGCTTCGATAGTTGCGGAAGCACGGTAGTTTGGACGAACACCACTTAGAGGCTCTTCAACAGAACCACCAGAGTACGCCAGGCTGGATTTGAAAGACCATTTGGATTTGGAACCCAATTGAGCTCTCATGCGGGCGTCAGTGATTTCACTGTCGATGTCCTTTTCTTTTTCGTCAGCCTTTTTAAGGTCTTCCATTTTCACTGTGCTGGAATTTGTATTCACAGACGTGGTGGAAGTTTGTGCGAAACCAGAAACAGGGGCCATCAACAACCCTGTTGCCGCCAATACCAAGTAAGCATTCTTATTCATCATTTTAAACTCCGTTTGTAATGAACAGGCGACTGGTATAGCCCACTCCCAGAATGTGAGTCCATATTAAAAATAGGATATGAAAGAATGGTCCCAGTGATCAGGATTTAGACAGGGGATCTGCAGACGGAAAAGCTGTCTCTGCCAATATAGGCAAGGCAGAGACAGCAAGCCCCTAGTGACGCGAGGGGGCGATTAGACCTGTGCCTTTTTGTATGGAGCCTAAGCGCCAGTGCTTCTCTCCTTGGGAG is from Bdellovibrio bacteriovorus str. Tiberius and encodes:
- the rplL gene encoding 50S ribosomal protein L7/L12 → MSLTNDQIVEALSAKTVLEIAELVKTLEEKWGVTAAAPVAAAAGPAAVVEEKTAFDVILVDAGANKINVIKEVRGLTGLGLAEAKALVEAGNKAVKEGATKEDAEKIKKALEAAGAKVTVK
- the rplJ gene encoding 50S ribosomal protein L10, whose protein sequence is MITRADKEQEIKLITEKFGKAKGAFIVDFKGIKVEQVTNLRKKLNAADSEMKVVRNTLAKRAFKDHPAIETAFANSMKGTNAIVFSYGEVNATAKALADFAKDVEILQIKSGVMDGAALDDAKIKFLATLPGKDQLRAMFLSTLLASGSALARCLNAYAEKLGGGAASTEEAPQA
- the rplA gene encoding 50S ribosomal protein L1, translating into MAGKKFAAVAKKVDSAKKYTVEEAFKLVVETAPAKFDESIDVALRLGIDPKQSDQQVRGAIALPHGLGKEVKVVVFAKGPKEAEAKAAGADFVGADDLVAKIQGGWLDFDKCIATPDMMATVSKVAKILGPRGLMPNPKIGTVTMNVGEAVTAEKKGKLDFRVDKAGIVHAGIGKKSMGDAKLKDNFMTLLGAIVKAKPASSKGIYLRSIAVASTMGPGVKIEPNAAAAATGANP
- the rplK gene encoding 50S ribosomal protein L11; this translates as MAKKVTGMIKLQIPAGKANPAPPVGPALGQHGVNIMEFCKQFNARTQALGDSIIPIIITVYQDRSFTFITKTPPVSSLIKKALKLESGSKQPQKDKVGKINNDQIKQIATTKLPDLNCLKVESAMSQVAGTAKSMGIDIA
- the nusG gene encoding transcription termination/antitermination protein NusG, which gives rise to MEKKWYIVNVQTSCENTAKKAIEEKIKSSKMEEFFGEILIPAESVVELVKGQKQTKSRKFFPGYIFVQMFLNDETWHLVRNSSKVTGFVGGTKTRPPEVPEAEVLRVTQQMAGVAEKPRPKVKFAVGENVTVIDGPFSNFQGTVEEINEDKAKLKVLVSIFGRPTPVELDYIQVEKP
- the secE gene encoding preprotein translocase subunit SecE, which encodes MEKANSKILTISFALAAILVGLTVSLLIKAFAGAFGVVARAADSDMVRHGIPVLAGFALFAALQFNPRVQAWGEEVVSEIRKVVWPSRKDTTAMTIACVVMVLISSVIISSFDLISGFLINFLMK
- the tuf gene encoding elongation factor Tu, yielding MSKEKFTRNKPHVNIGTIGHVDHGKTTLTAAITTTLAAAGKAQAMAYDQIDKSPEEKARGITISTTHVEYETDNRHYAHVDCPGHADYVKNMITGAAQMDGAILVVSSADGPMPQTREHILLARQVGVPALVVFMNKVDMVDDKELLELVELEVRELLSKYEFPGDDIPVVKGSALKALEGDQSEIGRPAIMKLMDACDTYIPAPVRAVDKTFLMPVEDVFSISGRGTVVTGRVERGIVKVGDEIEIVGIRPTQKTTVTGIEMFRKLLDEGQAGDNCGVLLRGTKKEDVERGQVLVKPGTVKPHKKFKAEAYILTKEEGGRHTPFFNGYRPQFYFRTTDVTGVCTLKAGTEMVMPGDKIEVSVELIAPIAMEKELRFAIREGGRTVGAGVVTEILE
- a CDS encoding TrmH family RNA methyltransferase, which gives rise to MKKNNSRPSGRNNSQRSQQGGRPQQGRPQGAGRPQGGRPQAHAPRENQIPRDWRVVIGTHAINEVLKVRPKQVKGFWIRQGFENSGDLRDMNDLALKHHIKVELKAEAVLEKFGPSQQGAAIFVDGAPEFDMAGLEGLDKSMVLILDGIEDPHNLGAILRTSWLVGAHGVLIPEDRAVGLTPTVHKVACGGVEHVPVEETTNFANYAEELKKQGYWIYGLSPRGKRSIFELELPDKVVWAIGSEDKGMRVTTERLCDELVFIPQASSSASYNASVATAMALTETLRQHAPRGNRKKS
- the pyrF gene encoding orotidine-5'-phosphate decarboxylase, yielding MNKNQRAHPMKNPIILALDVDTRDQALKIADDVSDIVGGIKLGPRLCLRYGMEFVKEMAQRAPIFLDNKHFDIPSTMEAAVRASFEAGASLVTVHALSGKEALTRMAAVEKELNQQRPFRILAVTILTSWDQDSLPVNMKSQPIAQHVTELATLVKDSGLSGVVCSPHELDLLQNRDLYLVTPGIRFSMQDSGDQKRIMGPKEALRAGASALVVGRPILEASNIKEAATDFVMAMYEEK